The segment CCTACCACCAACATGATGCCCTATGAGTTTGAGCACCGAAACGAACTCACCTACGAGATCAAGCAAAAAGAACCAGTAATCAGCCGGTGCTATGCGTTCCGCGAAGATGCCATGCACTTCTTCGTGCGGGATTCTGAGCAGCCGTACGTGCAGGAAAAACCCTTTGACTGGATCAGGGGCCAACAGGTAGGCGGAAAGTCACTGCTTTGGGCGCGGCAAACACAACGCTGGAGCGACCTGGATTTTGAAGGGCCCGCCCGAGACGGCTTTGCCGTAGACTGGCCCATCCGGTACAAAGACCTGGCACCCTGGTACAGCTACGTAGAGAAATTTGCCGGTATCTCCGGCAATAACGATGGTCTAGAGGAACTGCCCGATGGCGAGTTTTTGCCTCCTTTTCCGCTGAACAGCGTGGAAGACCATTTCAAGAAACAACTCAAAGCCCAATACGGAAACCGTCACGTGATCAGTGCCCGGTGCGCGCACCTTTCCAAGCCCAACCAAATTCACTTGGACCAGGGACGGGCGCAGTGCCAGAACCGGATCCTGTGCCAACGCGGTTGTCCGTTTGGTGGATATTTCAGCAGCAACGCATCCACGCTTCCGTGGGCCGAGCGCACCGGGAATCTGACCTTGGTGCCGCATGCTGTGGTGCGGGAGGTAATCTATGACGAGAAAGCTGGCAAAGCCACCGGCGTGCGCGTCATCAACAGCCAAACCAAAGAAGAAACCGAGTATTACGCGCCGGTGATTTTCGTAAACGCCTCGGCCTTCAGCACAAACCAGATTCTACTGAACTCCACCTCGTCGCGCTTCCCGAATGGGCTGGGCAACGATAATGGGTTGTTGGGCAAATACGTAGCGTTCCATAACTACCGAGCCAGAATCACTGCGGAGTACGAGGGCATGCAAGAATACGCCACCGATGGCCGTAACCCCGCAGGTGGCGGCTACATCCCACGCTTCCGGAACCTGCATAAACAGGAAACGGACTTCCTGCGGGGCTACGCGGCAGGGTTCCGGGCCAACCGGAGCATGCAGGAAGATACCACTGGTTTTGGGGCAGAATTGAAAAAACAGCTTCTAAACCCCACGTGGGGCACCTGGAAAGTGGGTTCGCACATGATGGGCGAAACCATTCCTAAAGAAGAAAGCCGCATTAGCTTGAGCAAAGAACAGAAAGACGCCTGGGGCATTCCGCTGCTGAACATTGCCATTGACTATGACGAGAACGATAACAAAATGGTGGCCGATTATCATGCGCAGATGGAGGAGATGTTCACTAAGGCTGGTTTCACCAACATCCAGAAAACCGATTCAAAACAAGCCCCTGGCCTAGACATTCATGAAATGGGCGGTGTACGCATGGGCCATGATCCTAAGACATCCTTGCTGAACAAGTACAACCAACTGCACGCCTGCCCTAATGTGTACGTGACAGACGGCGCCTGCATGACGTCTACCTCCACCCAAAACCCTTCTCTAACCTACATGGCTTTGACGGCTAGGGCTGTTGATCACGCCGTGAGTGAACTGAAGAAGCGAAACATTTAGAAGAGGATGTTTGAAAGCCCAGGCCTGTTTAAGAACTGCTTTCTAGAAAACAGTTCTTAAACAGGCCTGGGCTTTATGTATGGCTAGAGGTTGAAGGTAAGTTTCCTATCTAACAACTAATAACCATATATTTCAATGCTGTGCGGTAATAGCGTTTCAAAGAAGGGATTCTCTCCTTGAGGGGAGATAAAGAGGGGTGTTTACACAGGAGATGCAATCATTGCTGATTTCAGTTATTCCTAAAACAGTTAGTGTCGCCCCTGCAAAGCATAAATGATTTCGAGCACATGTAAACACCCCTCTACGCTCCCCTCAAGGGGAGAATCTGCTTTAAATAGATGTGGATGGGGTTAAAGAAAAGTACTTGCTACTAAAATCAAATATAAATTTTGGAGTTTACATGACCCTAAAAAGCCATTTCAACGCGCAGTACAGAGTTGTACTTAAAGCGTCTGCAGGCGGCGTATAGCTTTTCATTCTCACCCAGTAAGTTGTAGATTTTAGCGTCTTCAAAGCCGGGACGCCAGAAGGAGCCGCCTGCTGGGAGGTAAGGGTTGCTTACAGAAGTAATATCTTTTGATTCATTCACCTGGAGTAGTCCCCAGTTTGCAGGTACTTCCTCCTCCAGGATTACTCCGGCTGGGGCATATAGAAAGCGGTACTGGCCTAAATCCATACCGGGTATGTCATGGAATTGTGTTTGCTTGTCCTCCAGAAAGTCGGGGCGGGAGAGGTAGGGTTTTAGGGTGATGCTTCTGCCAAAAGAACCTATTCCAATAAGATAAGGGGCCTGTTCTTTTTCTTCATTTCCAGGGGTCACCCTAAAAGCGGTGACGCAGCCGCCCTCCTTTACAAGCCACTTACAGGCAGGTGCAATAATATCTTCGTGCGTCATCTCACTCTAGTCTCCATGGTACTAGCCTGCAAAGAAAGCAAGTAACCGGGGATTCTTCGCAGAATTTTTTCTGGTGTAGATGGTATCCCAGGTGAAAGCGGTTCCTGGTACGGCCTAATCTTCCTTTCAAATTCATCACCAGCTTAGGTGTAGGTTGTAGGAATGGGCGCTTAGGAGCATTTTCTTTAAATGAACCCCTAGGCGCCCATTCCTACATGATATAGGTAGCTACGGTACTATTTCAAAATAGCCGCGCTTGCCAATTCTCACCTTCACCGGACTTTTGCCTAACTCCACTGAGTCCTGGGCATCTGTAACTTTAGTGCCATTTACGGTGACGCTTCCGGCTTCAATAAGCTTTTTGAGGTTAGACCGGCTTTCCCCGGCTTTCAATTCCTTGCATAGGTCCAACACCCGTAGAGTACCCGTTTGGTCAAGACTTAGCGAGCTGAGGGAAACGCTGGTGAACTCCTTTTCCTCAAACCGCTTGTTTTGAAACTGGTTCTGGAAAAACTCCTGGGCTTGTTCTGCAGCCTCAGTTGAATGGTATTGTTGAACTACGTTCAATCCAATCCTCTTTTTGAGAACCATCGGGTTATCGCCTTGCTCCAGTTGCTGAAGCAGTTGCTGCTTTTCTTCCGGGGTGAAATCCGTGACCAAGTGCAGGTACTCCGCCAAAAGGGCATCTGGAATGGACATGATCTTCCCGAACATCTCGTTAGGTGCATCGGTAAGGCCTACAATGTTTCCTTCAGACTTACTCATCTTCGCTGACCCGTCAATGCCTTTTAGCAGCGGCATACAAAGTACTGCCTGGCCATGCTGTCCCTGTCCTTCCTGCAGCTGACGGCCCATGGAACAGTTGAACAACTGATCGGTGCCACCCATTTCAATATCGGCGTGAATCATGACAGAATCATGCCCTTGCAGAAGCGGGTACACCAACTCGTGCAGGGAAATAGGCAGGCTACCTGAGAAACGGTTGTTAAAATCAGTGCGCTGCATGATTTGGGCCAGGGTCACCTGCGAGAGGAGCTTGATGGTTTCGGTCATGTCCATGCTGCCCAGCCACTCAGAGTTGTAGCGGATCTCGCACTTGCTGACGTCCAGAATCTTGGACAACTGGTTCACGTAGGTCTGGGCGTTGAGTTGAACCTGATCGGCATTCAAGGGCGGGCGCGATTTGTTTTTGCCGGTAGGGTCACCAATGCGGGCTGTGAAATCCCCGATGATGATGACAATGGTGTGCCCAAAATCCTGGAACTGGCGCAATTTCTTCAACACCACCGCGTGCCCCAGGTGCAGGTCTGGTGCGGTAGGGTCAAAGCCTAGTTTGATAATGAGGGTACGGTTTTCTTTTTCGGCGAGCTGTAGCTTTTCTTCCAGCGCATTATCTGGGAGGAAGATCTCTACGTTTGCTTTCAGTACATTCAATTGTTCTGCTGCTTTCATGCTTAATGATTGATTAATTGAAGAGTTGGATTTGCTTTGAAAAAGCACAGGCAGGACCGGGCAGAAAACAAAGAAGCCCAGGTCCGTGAACCAGGGCTTCTGTATGATGGGTTTATTTTGTACCGATCAACTATAGCAATCCCAGGCTACGGCCATTGGGTAATAGGTAGAGTAGGCTGAGTAAGGATAAAAGGATTGCTGATGAAGGGTCATCTGTTTTCTATAGAATGATGCAAAGGAAAGAACTCTTTTTTTAACCTCCAAATGGCTGCGTTTCAGAGGTGTTTTCAGGATTAAGGATTACAAAGAGTTGAACCATGTTTTAAGGAAAGAAATCCTGCAAAGAACCTCCACCTGTTTTAGGCCTTATTTTCTAGAAAGAGAGGTAAAACAGAAACATCTGTAATTGTTGAAAAAAGCGGTTAGGCTAAGAACACTTTGATCAAGGCTATGGCAGTTATTAAAAGCCAGATAGAATTCAACACCCAACTGGCGTACGCTTTCTTTGACACGCCGTAGAGAATCAGTAAAAAGCAGCCTATCACGTTCATCAGCAAATATTCCATAGATTGGCTGCTAATCACGTTGAGGCTGTTCAAACTGAACGCAGTAAGTGAAAAGAAGGCGCCCGCCCACCCAATGGCTTCTCGTAAATATTTCTGTAAGGACAACATGTGCTTGCTATTTTGCACAAAGTAAAGGCAAGTACCAGGCCTGAGAAATGCTACTATTGAGTTAACTAATGCATAAATCAAATCACGAGCGGTGGACTTACAGCAAATAAAGTATTTTTTGGCCCTTGCAGAGGAGTTGCATTTCTGGAATACCTCCGAAAAAATGTTCATTACGCAATCGGCGTAAAGCCGGCAAATCAAGGCGCTGGAAGAGGAGTTAGGCGTACAGCTATTTGAGCGGAGCAAGCGCAGCGTGAAACTCACCGAGGCCGGGGCTTTCCTGCGTGACCGCTGGCTTCCTTTAGTGGAGGAAATTAACCGCACGCACCGGCAGGCCCGCAAAATACACGAAGGCGCCTTCGGGTCTATCAGCATTGGGTACCCTGGCTCGGTGGCCTATACCTTTCTGCCCGAAGTGGTCTCAAAGATTGCTCAAACCTTGCCTGAGCTGAAAGTAGAACTGGTAGAACCCACTGACATCAGTTTTGAAGAATTGTTGCTGAACTTCCAGATGGATCTGGCCATCCGGCGCGACCCTGCCGAGAATCCTGCGCTGCTTTCTTTGTGCCTGTACTCAGAGCCGTTCGCATTGATTGTACCCCAGAACCATCCCTTAACCGAAGAGAACTTCACCGGACTTCAGGACGTGCGCGAGGAGAAGTTTATTTTGTCTGGGCTGCACCACAGAACCTTGTATGTGAAAAGCCTACGGCAGATGTTCAAAGACAATAATTTCACCCCCAACGTGTACATTGAGTCTGACTTCGGGGCCATGATCCTGGGTCTGGTAGGCCGCGGATTGGGAATATCAGTAATGCCTAGTTCTTATGCCTTTGGGGCACCACCTAATGTGCGGTTCATCCACCTCCCGCAGAAAGTGAACCTCTACGTGACCTGGCGGAAAGACGACACCAGCCCGGTGCTCAAGAACGTGCTGGAACTGGTGCAGCAAGTAGCACAGGAGTACAAAAACAGCACTGGCGGGAGCTTGCTGTTCTAAGAAAAGATTAAAGCTTGGTAGAAAATTAGAAAAGGAACCGTTTAAAGCAGTTTTTCAATAACCTAAATACAAAACAACAGGTCATAAAGTTAGAGCCCTCCACCAACAGAGATTATAAATAATCTCTGTTGGTGGAGGGCTCCTGAAATCAAACCAAAAGGTAGAGAGCTCATGCTTGAGAATCGCTGTTCCAGATGTCTTTCTGCATTTTCCAGGTGCTGTTTTCTCTTTTCCAGACAGCCATGTACTTGCCATGATCCAGCGATTGGCCATTTTCTGCTTTGAGCGTGTAGGTGCCCAGTTCTATGGCGGTAAGCTCCAGTTGTTCTACTTCTATTGTGTCCAGCACCATTTCGGTTACGCCCATTTCGCGGGCGTTTTGCCAATACTGACCAATGGCTTCTCTGCCTTTGAGGGTTTCACTTCCGGCAGGCAATAGCAGCGCGGTTTTCGTGTACAGCTCGGCGACGCTCCCAACATCACCCTGGTTAAAGGAAGAAACAAATTTTGAATTAAGGCTCTTGATTTCGTCGGTGATGTCAGTGCTGAGTGCTTCCATAAAGTAGAGAGTTGGGAAAAGGTGGGTTATAAAATATACGCCAAAACTTCAGGAGCCTTGCAGACGCTAGCAAATGTGCTGTCTGCGGTAACTCCCACCAGTGGAGCCCAAGGTAATTGTCTGAATCACCCTGTAAGAAAATACTTAAAATGGTAGTACGGGTAATTAGGAAACCGGTATGCAATCTTAGTTAGGGGCTAATCAAATAGAAGAGCTTTGGAATATGGTCCTGCTCTTTCCATACCACAGATATATGCTGTTTTTGAGAAAACAGCGCCAAAAGAAATTTTCTCGAGGGTGCTCCACTAACATAAAAGAACCCGACTGATTGGGGCTAGTCGGGTTCTTGGTTCTTTAGGCAGGTAATTCAAATGGGATAGTGGAATTGACCATAACTCACCAATATCATTTCACCATTGAGATTCTCCCCTTGAGGAGAGAATCTAATTACGTAGATCCAGTTGGTGTTTTCACTTCTTTGAAGCAAATACCTTCCTTCACCTCCAATTAAGAAAGTCCCTTCAGAGCCTCCGCCACGGTGGTGGGCATGGGAGTAGTGGGGTGCCCGATGAGGGTAGAAAGTTGGCGGCTGTCATCAAACAGATCGTCCTGGGAGGCAGAAACGTCCCAGCCGGCGATGGCTTGGGCGAATCCTTCCGGTAAACCGAAGCTGGTGAGGGCGGCGGCGTACTCGGCTCCAGGCAAATTCTTGTACGGGATGTCTTTCCCGGTTTGGCGGGAAATTTCGGCGGCAAGATCGCTCAGGGTGTAGGCTTCATCTCCAGCTAGCTCGTACACTTTGCCTTCGTGACCTTCGCTGGTGAGAACCGCAACGGCAGCATCCGCGAAATCGGCGCGGGCTGCCGAAGAGATTTTACCATCACCGGCACTGCCAATGAACGCGCCACCAGCCAGGGCGCCTGGTATGGAGCCGGTGTAGTTCTCGGTGTACCAGCCGTTGCGCAGCAGGGTGTACGGAATGCCTGAGTTTTCCAGGGCGGCTTCTGTGGCGAGGTGTTCTTCGGCCAGGGAGAGAGTGGAGGTATCCGCGTGTAAAAGGCTGGTGTACACAATATATTTCACTCCGGCATTCTTGGCCGCATTAATTACCTCCTGGTGCTGCTTGGCTCGTTTTCCAATTTCGCTTCCTGAAATCAGGAGTAACGTATCTATGCCATGCAGGGCAGGACTCAACGTTTCATGCCGATCGTAATCTGCTTCGCGGGCTTCCACGCCCAGATCTGCCACTTTCTGCGGGGAACGAACCAACGCTACTAAATTCTCTGCAGCTACTTTGGTTTTCAGTTTCTCTACTACCAGGCGGCCTAACTGCCCTGTTGCTCCGGTAATGCCTATTTTTTTCATAGTGTTTATGATTTAAGGTGTTGTGTTATTCTGCTACTGGTTTCTTGTTCTACTCCCTTTTTACGAAGGTGTTTTAGGCCTGCGTTTTAAAAACAGGCGCTAAACCTTAATACGGTAAAAGGAGCAAGCCTACTAATACAAAGCTCGGGACATGTGCTTTATGACGGAACAAAGGTCTTGAGAAGGCGGGCCTGTGGAAAGGTAAGAATGGGAAGAAAGATGATACTTTTGCGCCTCCGCAGGATTACGCTAGCTTTAGACTTTCTCAGAAGTCAACTGTTGCGGTGTTGCCAGAACTACTTGATGAGTCTGACTTTGATGTGAATGCCGGAAGACTTACCGTAGTGTTTTAAAGAAAATTCAGAACAACATGCCCATGAATGCCTCCTCCGCTACTATCAACCAGAGTAAAAAAAGGAACGAGCAATGTCATAATTCCCACATTCTGTGTAACCTGAAAATGGGAGATAGTCAACTCAGACAACGTTTCCGTCTGAATAACGTCCCAAGTAGAGTATAAAACGTGTACTCTGGTGCTTTTGCCTATGGTAAGAATAGTTGTACTCTCTCTCTTTTTACTTGTTACTACCATCTGTGCGGCACAATACCCAGAGGAAAAACCCGAAGCAAAACCTTATTTGAAACTAGGGGGTGCTGTACGCTTTAACTATAATCTCTCCACCTGGAAGAAGGATCAGTTAGAGCGCGGCGGGGACTTTGGCTATGATGTTTTCCGCCTGAATGCTGAAGCAGAGTACAAGGGCATCAAACTGAACGCGGAGTTCCGGCACTACTCCCAAGGCTTTGGCGGTGCTTTTCTGAAACAAGGCTGGTTCCAGTATGATTTCTCGGACCAATCTCAAATACAGGTAGGGCTACAGCAGGTGCCTTTTGGCATACAGCAGTATAACTCCAACAACTGGTTTTTCAACATGACCTACTATGTAGGGTTTGAGGACGATCACGACATGGGTGTGAAGTACATCCATGACTCCGGAAGGTGGCAGTGGCAGGCGGCCTACTACAAAAGTGCTGAAGAGTTCGTGTTTGGCCTGGCAGAGCCTAGCCCCAACCGCTACTCGTATGACGTCACCGGGCGAAACAAAGAAAACAACCAGCTTGATTTTAAAGTGGTACGGCGCTTAGGCGATAGCTTGGCACATAAGCTAGGCGTTTCGCTGCAGGGCGGATTACTCTACAACATAGACACAGAACGTAACGGCACACGCTACGCGGGTGCCGTACATTATGAGCACCAGGCCGCGCACAGCCCCTGGAACATCAAGCTGCAGGCCATGCTTTACCGCATCAATCCAAAATATGCCCCAGGAGCCAATCTTGATTTTGTGGAAATGGGTGCCTACGGAGCCAATTACAACGTGGCTAACAGGGGAGAGATCTACACGGCAGGAGTTTCTTACCACATCCCAATTGATACCAAGCTGCTGCAGGGCATTGACGTATACAACAATTACGGCTACTACAACAAACGCGTAAGGGGTTATGAGAACGCCCACATGAACGTGTTAGGTGCCTTGTGGACGGCCGGGCCAATGTACATTTATACAGATGCTGCCTTCGGGTATAACCAGCCCTGGCTAGGCCCTGAATGGGAGAATGCCCTTGCCGAAGGAACGCCGGGTAACACGAACTGGCACATGCGCTTCAACATCAACATGGGATATTATTTCTGATTCTTTAATACAGTATGAATGAGTAAAGTAGGAAGTAACACACACAAATCTTTGGGCCTAGAGGTAAACGGTCCTGTTTTCTGGTCCTCCATTGTTTTTCTGGTGGTAAGCGTAGGTTTGGTGCTTATTTTTCAGGAAAGTGCCGAGGCTATTTTCAGCAAGGTGCAGGGGGCTATCACGGCAAACATGGGGTGGCTTTTCATCATTAGCGTGAACCTCTTTGTGGCCTTCTGCCTGTATGTGGCCTTCAGCCGGTTTGGGTCAATACGGTTAGGCGGCAAGGACGCTAAACCAGAGTTTACTACCTCGGCGTGGTTTGCCATGCTCTTCAGCGCGGGTATGGGAATAGGCTTGCTTTTCTGGAGTATCGCTGAGCCCATTAACCATTTTCAAACACCACCGCTAGGGGAGGCCGGCACCCCTGCCGCCGCCCGACAAGCCATGAATTTCACCTTTCTGCATTGGGGGCTGCACGCCTGGGCTATCTATGCGTTGGTGGGGCTCGCGCTGGCTTACTTTACCTATAACCGGCAGCTGCCTCTTACGGTGCGCTCCGCCTTCTATCCTTTTTTAGGCGAGCGGATTCACGGTATTGTGGGCCACATCATTGATACGCTGGCGGTCATCGCGACGCTGTTTGGCCTGGCTACCTCGCTGGGTTTTGGGGTGCAGCAAATAGCGGCCGGCCTGAACCACGTTTTTCCGGCCATTGCAAATACCATCACTACGCAAATCATCTTGATTGTCGTCATCACGTGTATTGCCACGGTCTCTGTGGTAACTGGGGTAGACAAAGGGGTTCGTATCCTGAGCGAATGGAATA is part of the Rufibacter tibetensis genome and harbors:
- a CDS encoding GMC oxidoreductase, which gives rise to MAYINVDSVKQRTFDAIVIGSGMSGGWAAKEFTGRGLKTLVLERGRDVKHIKDYPTTNMMPYEFEHRNELTYEIKQKEPVISRCYAFREDAMHFFVRDSEQPYVQEKPFDWIRGQQVGGKSLLWARQTQRWSDLDFEGPARDGFAVDWPIRYKDLAPWYSYVEKFAGISGNNDGLEELPDGEFLPPFPLNSVEDHFKKQLKAQYGNRHVISARCAHLSKPNQIHLDQGRAQCQNRILCQRGCPFGGYFSSNASTLPWAERTGNLTLVPHAVVREVIYDEKAGKATGVRVINSQTKEETEYYAPVIFVNASAFSTNQILLNSTSSRFPNGLGNDNGLLGKYVAFHNYRARITAEYEGMQEYATDGRNPAGGGYIPRFRNLHKQETDFLRGYAAGFRANRSMQEDTTGFGAELKKQLLNPTWGTWKVGSHMMGETIPKEESRISLSKEQKDAWGIPLLNIAIDYDENDNKMVADYHAQMEEMFTKAGFTNIQKTDSKQAPGLDIHEMGGVRMGHDPKTSLLNKYNQLHACPNVYVTDGACMTSTSTQNPSLTYMALTARAVDHAVSELKKRNI
- the tyrS gene encoding tyrosine--tRNA ligase → MKAAEQLNVLKANVEIFLPDNALEEKLQLAEKENRTLIIKLGFDPTAPDLHLGHAVVLKKLRQFQDFGHTIVIIIGDFTARIGDPTGKNKSRPPLNADQVQLNAQTYVNQLSKILDVSKCEIRYNSEWLGSMDMTETIKLLSQVTLAQIMQRTDFNNRFSGSLPISLHELVYPLLQGHDSVMIHADIEMGGTDQLFNCSMGRQLQEGQGQHGQAVLCMPLLKGIDGSAKMSKSEGNIVGLTDAPNEMFGKIMSIPDALLAEYLHLVTDFTPEEKQQLLQQLEQGDNPMVLKKRIGLNVVQQYHSTEAAEQAQEFFQNQFQNKRFEEKEFTSVSLSSLSLDQTGTLRVLDLCKELKAGESRSNLKKLIEAGSVTVNGTKVTDAQDSVELGKSPVKVRIGKRGYFEIVP
- a CDS encoding CBU_0592 family membrane protein, translated to MLSLQKYLREAIGWAGAFFSLTAFSLNSLNVISSQSMEYLLMNVIGCFLLILYGVSKKAYASWVLNSIWLLITAIALIKVFLA
- a CDS encoding LysR family substrate-binding domain-containing protein, with product MKLTEAGAFLRDRWLPLVEEINRTHRQARKIHEGAFGSISIGYPGSVAYTFLPEVVSKIAQTLPELKVELVEPTDISFEELLLNFQMDLAIRRDPAENPALLSLCLYSEPFALIVPQNHPLTEENFTGLQDVREEKFILSGLHHRTLYVKSLRQMFKDNNFTPNVYIESDFGAMILGLVGRGLGISVMPSSYAFGAPPNVRFIHLPQKVNLYVTWRKDDTSPVLKNVLELVQQVAQEYKNSTGGSLLF
- a CDS encoding YybH family protein; the protein is MEALSTDITDEIKSLNSKFVSSFNQGDVGSVAELYTKTALLLPAGSETLKGREAIGQYWQNAREMGVTEMVLDTIEVEQLELTAIELGTYTLKAENGQSLDHGKYMAVWKRENSTWKMQKDIWNSDSQA
- a CDS encoding SDR family oxidoreductase translates to MKKIGITGATGQLGRLVVEKLKTKVAAENLVALVRSPQKVADLGVEAREADYDRHETLSPALHGIDTLLLISGSEIGKRAKQHQEVINAAKNAGVKYIVYTSLLHADTSTLSLAEEHLATEAALENSGIPYTLLRNGWYTENYTGSIPGALAGGAFIGSAGDGKISSAARADFADAAVAVLTSEGHEGKVYELAGDEAYTLSDLAAEISRQTGKDIPYKNLPGAEYAAALTSFGLPEGFAQAIAGWDVSASQDDLFDDSRQLSTLIGHPTTPMPTTVAEALKGLS